The window GAAGGAGAAGTGGAGAAAGATTACATCTCCACCGGCTGCTGTCTTGAGTGGCCGGCCGCACGCCTCGAGTGTGGAGCCGAGCACTTCCATGCAGACACTGGCAGCCACTAGTGGGGGTCGTGGACTAAaagcgcgcgcgcgtgtgtgtgtgtgtgtgtgtgtgtgcgtgtgtgtgtgtgtgtgtgtggtgggggttCTTTGCAAGAGAAAGGAGAATGGGCGTCGCTTATTTGCAAACAAATCAagttgagagaaaaaaacaaggaaaaaaaaaaaaaaaaagagcatcgcGCACGCATCCGACGAGGAGGAGCTTTAAGTTTGGGGGCCGGATCCAGATCCTGTGGGTCGGCCTCAAACAGAAGTCTCATCTTCAAAATAaatgatattcttttttttttttttgcatggaaATTATTCAAAATATGAAATCTAACTGAAAGTCAAAAGTCACAGCAACAATTGGATCtggtttaaatttaaaaacaaatgtggaaTTCAGCCAAATTCAAATTGATGTTCAAAAGTTACATATGAAGTCTtgcacttttttaaattttttattttatgaggtGGCTACTTTCACAAGGTTGCAGTTCCTGTGACTGCATCCATCCTGAAATGATTCCCTTTTGatgatgaatttaaaaaagcaTGTCGGGGACTTTCGGCTGGATGTTTGCTACCTTCCCACCCAGGTGGTCAGCAGCAATGCGgggtgagggagggggtgggggaccAGAATTGCGAGGGGCCCTCCTTTCATGTGGACAATAATGGCCCCTGAGTGAGTCTTTGCAGTGCGGGCAGGGGGGCGGGTTTAAGTATCAAAGCAAGGGACTAAGGAAGGGGGGGTTCTTTTGCTTCCTGTGTATTCTGACCATTTATAATCATTTTAGAAACAAGATGAGCAAGAAATATTAAgatgaacacttttttttagaacaataataaaacacctttattattatatacagtatatgttcCAGAAAACATTCTTGAGGACCTGGCAGGATTTTTTTGCATGGAACTAGTCTACGGTTTTGGGATTAGGGAGTCTCTGGACCAGCCTAAGCATATATTGATAGCGtagcccccaccccacccccgccGCAGGTCTCCACATTCCATGACCTGCTGGCTCCTGGTTACTGCAAGGCACCACAATGGTGGGACGgcttaaaacaaaaaattaatGATTGAATGTTGCAGCATCTGTTAAGGTCAAGTATTGTACAATGTAGCTTACGACGCTAGCTGGCTAGTTAGTGAGCAGCTTTTTACAACAAAATGATCAATCATTTGCGACTTGTCCTAAACATTTTGAGTCCATCTGTTTGAAATTTATTCAGCGAGAAAACCTGAGCCATCCTGGCTACCTGCTGCTTCCGAAAAGAAGGGGCTTAAGGAGTTATATGATTGGGAACAACGGGAGGATTTGGATGTGCTCAGCATAGCCATGGCAACTGAAGTGGAGTGACACCCGTCATGTGGAATTAAATAGGCAAAAATAACATGCGGAAAGAAAGGCcggagaaaaacaacaaccatgCACTCAAGTTGAACAAAATGGCTTGCTCTCATAAGCGTGATTTTCTCAAATACAGCTGAAATGAATAATGGGGTCCTCTCAACCTCAAGTAAATACTTCacccaaaataaatgtttttcagaTGGCTGTCATTACTAGatggttgcatttttttttctttttggatagCTAAATTGTTTCTGGGTAAATTATGTTGAGCAGATGTGGCAGATATGTAAAGCTGACGAATTTTCATTTCCTTAAAATTATATTTCAATGATAGTCTCATATCCTGACAGTGAGAACAGGCACTACGGAAGTGTGGTTTAGCAAATTGATATATTAGCGTTATTTCGCAGGTGGGTCTGGAACGTATCCAGCAGGGTAAACTGGACTTCTCTGTAAAAGGCTAGTCCTGGGTCTCTCATATTTGACACGGTTTTTAAAACATGGAGTTGGCACTGACCCGCACTTTAACGGCATAACGACATTCACCCTGAGGCGGCAATTGCCGTTTAAATTGCTAgcgaaaaaaagaagaagttcTGAATTGTGATACTAAAGACAGGTTTTTCTAAAAATAGAtttagattattattattgttagaaATTGTGTGCGTGGCAGTGGTGGAGGTGTTTGTGTGAGACATTCATTCCGGCGTCTCTTACAGGTTTTTCAAAAGTCTTTTCTCGGCATAAAAAGGCCTCACTTTGTTTGCCGACATTCCCTGGGGGAGGTCATCGGAGGTTGATGACAAGCGCCACTGTCACAATGAGGCCCAGCAGCATGAGGAAGGGCAGCCACGTCTTCAGGAAGCCCGCGCAGCTGGAAAGCAAAAGGACCCAAAGGAAGATCAATACATCCCTCGACACTAACGCTGGTCGAAACACTTTCGATTGTTTGCGCCTTTAGAACGGTgctttgtgttgttttattttttttgagttATTCAAGTTTGCCTTTTTGATTTATCAGAAGTTACGCAGCACCACCGTGAGACGCCACGTTACCTGACGTGCTTTCCGTGCAGCAGCACCAGGAGGCAGAGCTTGACCATGTTCCACGACGTGCTGTTGTCGTAGCGCATCAGGTTGAGAGCCATGGCCACGTGCGAATGGCAGTTGTCACAACACAGGTTGTGCTTGAAAAAAACATACCACCAAAAAATGTTATGCAAATTTTGTACGTATAAATGAGTGGGCAAAGTCCGTACCATCCTGTGCTTGTACTCCTCCGAAGCGTCGTGCACGGCAATATCCCAAGCGCTAGAGCCACTGGCATAGACTTTGCTTACGTCCAGCATCCAGTATCTCCAACGACAAATGATAATGTTGTGTAGAAGTCAGGTCAagagaggggaggggaaaaaaacatcagatAAAACTCACTTTGTTGGTTTTCCAAAAGCCATGTTGTCCTCCTGCATGACAAAAGAAAAGCTTCCTTGGGTGGTGTACACACATACAGTACCTATAATCAAAATTGGATTACTTACAGATACAAAATAGGGTCCAGCAAAGTCTCTGATGACTCCAACTGAAGTGCAGATGCCCATGTGCCCAATAAATGGAAACAGCCAACTGGCAAGGCAAAATAGTCACGTCATTGAATTAATCATGCAATGAGAAACATAAAATGTAGTATTTGAATAAGTTGATGGAAAAAAGCTGGGGGAATAAACTATGCAAACATAACTATTATGCATAATACAACACAAACTTAAATTCTGTAATCTTTTGCATGTATATGTTCAACTATTTGATGTTGCCTGGGTTTTGCACAACAAGGACAATTATCAGTGCTTTGTTTGCTCATATAAAATAAGAAACGGGACGTTTGACAGCTAGCTTGCTAAACAAACGAAGCTGTCACTTGCGTTGCAGCACATCCGGGGAACTTGCCCAAAGGAAGCCGACAACTTAACTCACGACAACACTGGGATTGGGGTCCACACGATACAATGAGGGAAACGACCGGCCAGCGGGTTAATCTTTTCCGACGCTATGTGATAGTTCTTCATGGTTTCCGCCTTCTCGGTTAAATCGGCCATAGTTATCTATGGCAGGAAATCAACTTCCTGCGAAACCACACGTCCCGCCTACGACTCCATCAAGCTAGACAAACGCACGGATGGAGATGCTTCCGTTTTAACTTCAAAATAAGACTAGGGTCATCTTAAATGTGATATTCGTACAAAAACGTCGATTACAATTGAATAGTATAGGTATTAGTTGGTTAAAGGATCAATTATGATGCAGGGCAAAGGTATTGGTATTTGTTACCTGTTAACCTAATTTGCCGTTCTCTGTTTTATTTCTAAATATACACAATTACTACTGGCGCTTAATTAGCTCTTCTTCTGTTTCGTAAAATTTACGCGATCTGGCTATACATATTATACTGCCTTCAGGTGGACAGAATGAGCACTTGCACGGTCAGGTCAATAAATTAAAACATGAACTCAGATTTACAAACGAAAGAGGATGATTTCAGTTAGTATATTGAAGTATTGAGTTAAATTACAGTAGACGCTAACATTAAGTCGTATTTTGGTTCACTAAAATATAGACAATTATTTTTAGGCTGCAATCTATGTTTGGCAACTCAAAGCACTACATAAGTGGATATTATCAACGTTTTGTCCCCCAACTACAGTACAAAGACAATCTCACTATTGGTGTAGCTATAAAGTTGCAAGTGAAGCGTTATCTGCAAACAAAAGGCCAGCCCAAGGATCCCCCCCATGGGTTTACCATGCTCCATCTCGGTGCCCATTAGAGGCGACAGGCCATATATTGTACACGGAGAGCCAAAACAAAGTGCTCAGCAAAAATAAGAGGAGGGTATTAATAAGAAAAGTCGCACCGGTGGCAGGAGAGCTCTGGGAATTCTGCCGCCTCCACATGATGTGAGTGCAGCCAATTAGAGGGTGGAGATGAACCGCCATGTGTTGTCCTTTTCCCATGCAGTCAAAGAGAAATGTCAGCCGTCTGCTGGTTTGCGAGCAGCAAACACATCTGGGGATAGAAAGCGGACAGATCACAttcaaaagaaataaacatGTGCTTTActgtttgattgtttttataGTTGTGGACTAATAAAACTATTGTTTTGCTAGAAGCCTCAGGAAGATTTACAAAAGATAGGACTTATGTAAATTGATCTACTTTTCATATTAAAAATCAACAGTacttaaaagtttttttatttgaatgttcagTTCATGGTTATGGGCGTAATGTAACGATATTGATAAGCAAGAAAAGCTTGTACAACTTGAATGCTGGCACACCCTGTCACTGGAAATCTGCAGAATATTATACAAAGTCTGCTGGTTGGTAAGAAATGACTAATCTTAAAATGAAGTCAGAAAATTCCTTAtccatttatatttatttgttagtttacatttattgtgttattcagTCGATCTTTTACATTTATTATTAAGTGCGTCTCTCCAAAGTGCAATGAAGAATTTTTTAAGGTTGCTTTTTAAGTAATCAAATTTCCTTTTTGGGACAAAATAGTTTTTGTATGATAGatatttctgtttaaaaaatattttccaatgtcattttaaatttgggcaatttgcttttatttatttaagtttAAGTGTACAGTGCAAAATTATGCACAGTATCAAGCACTGtacattacattatattattacacaatgaaaatatcaaataacAGAATCGCATAATAATCCAGTCACATCAACAAAGTTTCCTCTAACGCAATAGGCGAGTTAGTCATTTCAAAGTAAAAGCTTTTGTGATAAAACAACTAGATTTGCAGAGTCAGCTTCCTCATTTTCCATCCGTGAATGCACTGGCCATAACGGAATTTTACGCTGCTGGCCATTAGAGTAAAtctttcacatttttattttttacacatttaGTTTGTTGGTAATGTCGGCCTACCTTTCAATGCACTTCCGTCTAAGAATTTGACACCGCCCTCCTCATCTGTTGCATATTTCTAATCTGGGCGTGGAAGAAGACAGAAGACGCACGGACCAACGCGGCGAGGCAGTCGTCTGGTGAAAAGGGAACCCGACACGGTAAGAAAAAGCTCCTTTACGACAATATAACATCAGAGCAAACTTTTAGGCATTCATAACAGCAAAACGTGCAAAGGAAACAACTTTTCCAAACTTCTTTGCCACTCATGTAGACTTCAAGACGTCACTTAACTTCGGTGTTCTGTTGATCCCCCCCTCCCGTTTAAATAATAACTGGGGGCAAcggtatattttaaaataataatagtgtTAAATGAAATACAGTTCAATTCATCCATCTGGAGGGTGGAGTCAGTGTGACGTCATTCACAGGTCGGAGATACCTGACGATGTAAATTCCTACGTTCCATAGAGACACTATAATTTCCACTCCTCAGCCACCCCACTAGGTACTCTGCAACTAATTTAACtattcaaaaataattattttgattaattttgaagattgtatgtactgtatgtaccAATTTGTCAACCTGACCAGCCACGAACCTCGCCGCACATCAGAGATGGATCTTAAGATGGATATTAAGGATTTGAATCAGTTCTGAAAGAGTTTTTGGTGCTTGTCCGCAGCTTCCCGCCGCCATGACGACCATCGTGATGGAGCGAATTGGGCGCCTCTTCATCAGCCTGCAGCACATCAAGCAGGTCCCTCGGCTGCTGACCTCCGAGGCATCTCCCTCCATGCCCGGCACTGTGCGCGACACTGAGGTGCCCCACTTTTTCCGCGAGCGCTACGTTGGCACCGGCTACCGGCCCCTCCATCAGTGTTGGCGCTACTACTTCCTGTCCGCCTTCCACCGCCACAACGAGACCATCAACATTTGGACGCACCTGCTGGCCTTTCTGGTTCTCCTGGCCAAGACGAGCGACGTGGCAAAGTCGGTGGATTTGGCACAGGACCGGCACGCGTGGCCTCTGTTGATCCTCATCCTATCTGCACTTAACTACACGGCGTGGAGCGTGGTGGCGCACCTCCTGGGCGGCAAGTCCGAGATGTGCCACTATGCCTTCTTCTTTCTGGACTACGTGGGCGTGGCGCAGTACCAGTACGGCAGCGCCGTGGTGCACTACTACTACGCGGCTGAGGAAGGGTTCCATCGGTGGATGGGTCCCATCTTCATGCCCGTGGCGGCTTTTCTCAGTTGCCTGTCGTGTCTGGGTTGCTGCTACGGGAAATACCGGAACCACACCCTCCCGCCTTGGGTGCGCAAGGTGGGCCAGGTGACACCATCCACCATCGCCTACATGTGGGACATCAGCCCTGTGGTGCACAGACTTCTCCTTAGCAACCTTGACAACGACCCGGCCTTCGTGCACCACCTGAGCCACATCGCCTTCTTCCTAGGCTGCGCCGTCTTCTTTGCCTTCCCCGTGCTGGAGCGCTGCTGGCCGGGAGGTTGCGACTTCCTGGGCCAGGGGCACCAGCTGTTCCATATTCTGCTTTCCTGTTGCACCCTGTGTCAGATCCACGCCTCGCAACTGGACTACGACAGTCGGCGGCAGGTGTACACGCTGCTCCACGCCGGAGACGACGCGCCGTTCTTCGTCGGCCTCTACGGGCTGACGCTCTTCATGTGCATGCTCATCGCCGCTTTTATGCTGAGGAAGGCCAAACGGCTGCTGGACCGCCAGACCAAGTCCAAGTGAAATGACTCATGAGTCGCGGGCACTGATACCACGAGTACTACTGaaaaatattaggtacaccggagATAATTACTTTTTTACTATACTGCTCTCTTAATGAATCGCAACAGAGCGTACATCGTgtcatattttgtattatttcctAATTATAATAACCGTATGTATTAACATTGAATTGGCAGTCATTAACGCAGAATCTACTTGACTGCAATGGCCAGCTGGTAAATGGGACAATTATGTTTCGGTACAATACCAAGCACTTGATGTGGCTGAAACACTTATTAGCACttgcttattattatttatgctTTAATTTCGTGCGTTTGGATAAGGGAATGTGTCTTTTTAAAGGCACTTTTACGCAATTTGAAAACACTTGAGGCGTTTGTAAAGACGAAGGGATTTCACGTGGTGTGTTTTACATCGCTGGTATCTTATTGACAATCTGGGGGGGGACACACAAGTGCCGTGACATTGTTGCAACATGTTCATTTTATCTCAATGGGGCCAACTTTAGAGCTTGTTTGCATGTGGAAAAATCCAGTGAACGTGCCTGGAAAATTCACACCACACCTCCAGCCGGTATCATTGTTAGGGATCATCATGGTAATGACATAATATAGCACGTGTGTAACTTAGCCCCTGGTGTCGTCGGGCTCTATTATTTTCACTGACAACAAAAGTGTTGTGTAACCATCCAAACCGACTGTTTCCACGAAACGCCTCCAACCGCTTGATTTGCTTTCACACAGTCCAAAAAATACAGCGGAAATCCCCCAAAAGTGGACAGTTGgtctttgctgtttttttagaatcctaaaaaaaacattttcacaagGTGACCAAGCAAAAGTTTTCAAAAGGGTGAACGGCGCTTCTTTA of the Syngnathus typhle isolate RoL2023-S1 ecotype Sweden linkage group LG20, RoL_Styp_1.0, whole genome shotgun sequence genome contains:
- the paqr7a gene encoding progestin and adipoQ receptor family member VII, a encodes the protein MTTIVMERIGRLFISLQHIKQVPRLLTSEASPSMPGTVRDTEVPHFFRERYVGTGYRPLHQCWRYYFLSAFHRHNETINIWTHLLAFLVLLAKTSDVAKSVDLAQDRHAWPLLILILSALNYTAWSVVAHLLGGKSEMCHYAFFFLDYVGVAQYQYGSAVVHYYYAAEEGFHRWMGPIFMPVAAFLSCLSCLGCCYGKYRNHTLPPWVRKVGQVTPSTIAYMWDISPVVHRLLLSNLDNDPAFVHHLSHIAFFLGCAVFFAFPVLERCWPGGCDFLGQGHQLFHILLSCCTLCQIHASQLDYDSRRQVYTLLHAGDDAPFFVGLYGLTLFMCMLIAAFMLRKAKRLLDRQTKSK
- the tmem222b gene encoding transmembrane protein 222; its protein translation is MADLTEKAETMKNYHIASEKINPLAGRFPHCIVWTPIPVLSWLFPFIGHMGICTSVGVIRDFAGPYFVSEDNMAFGKPTKYWMLDVSKVYASGSSAWDIAVHDASEEYKHRMHNLCCDNCHSHVAMALNLMRYDNSTSWNMVKLCLLVLLHGKHVSCAGFLKTWLPFLMLLGLIVTVALVINLR